The following proteins are encoded in a genomic region of Rhodoferax aquaticus:
- a CDS encoding DUF4442 domain-containing protein — protein sequence MSSTAHTAGSTPEQAKPNRLVRSLRQLDQVPRFARAWARNVVLRRAVPFTGTAGLQYVEMAPHRVEIAIANERRVQNHIHGVHAAAMTLLAETATGMVVGMNVRDDCLPLAKELKVSFKKRTQGAMRAVAVLTDAQRALMQQTDKGEVTVAVHVSDESGAQPIECEFIWAWIPSGPRKN from the coding sequence GTGTCTAGCACTGCGCACACCGCAGGTTCTACGCCCGAGCAAGCCAAGCCCAACCGCTTGGTGCGCTCGCTGCGCCAGCTTGACCAAGTGCCGCGCTTTGCCCGTGCTTGGGCGCGCAACGTGGTGCTGCGCCGCGCGGTGCCCTTTACCGGTACCGCAGGCTTGCAGTATGTAGAGATGGCGCCGCACCGCGTTGAGATTGCCATTGCCAACGAGCGCCGCGTGCAAAACCATATCCATGGCGTGCACGCCGCCGCCATGACGCTGCTGGCTGAAACCGCCACCGGCATGGTGGTGGGCATGAACGTGCGTGACGACTGCCTGCCGCTGGCCAAAGAGCTCAAGGTGAGCTTCAAAAAACGCACCCAAGGCGCCATGCGCGCCGTGGCGGTGCTGACCGATGCGCAGCGCGCACTCATGCAGCAAACCGACAAGGGCGAGGTCACCGTGGCGGTGCACGTCAGCGACGAATCCGGCGCGCAGCCGATTGAATGCGAATTTATCTGGGCCTGGATACCGTCCGGCCCACGCAAGAATTGA
- a CDS encoding alpha/beta hydrolase family protein yields the protein METLQLESDKGVHIALRVFAPTGPAHGNVVVASAMGVRQDFYTPFAQWLASQGWRVTTFDYRGMGDSKPNTPHGGLQGFDADLNDWARDYAHVVDHAHAAMPAAPLYLLGHSLGAQLPGLLPNAHKVSGLINIAAGSGYWRDNAPQLKRGVLPFWYLIVPLATRLCGYFPGKRLGIIGNVPAGVMLQWRKWCLNPEYSVGAEGEAVRRSYAQVRFPMVALAMADDEMLTLRSVQSLLALYSNAPHVLRSVEPAEVNLRRIGHFGMFKEEQLGRMWPQLQQYLQQFSEGAFA from the coding sequence GTGGAAACTTTGCAACTGGAAAGCGACAAGGGCGTGCACATTGCCCTGCGGGTGTTTGCACCCACAGGGCCTGCCCATGGCAATGTGGTGGTGGCCAGCGCCATGGGCGTGCGCCAAGATTTTTATACGCCGTTTGCCCAATGGCTGGCTAGCCAAGGCTGGCGCGTCACCACCTTTGACTATCGAGGCATGGGCGACTCCAAACCCAACACGCCGCATGGCGGCCTCCAAGGCTTTGACGCTGATCTCAACGACTGGGCGCGCGACTACGCCCATGTGGTGGACCACGCCCACGCGGCCATGCCCGCAGCACCGCTCTACCTTTTGGGCCACAGCCTGGGCGCGCAGCTGCCGGGCCTCTTGCCCAACGCCCACAAGGTCAGCGGCCTGATCAACATAGCCGCCGGTAGCGGCTACTGGCGCGACAACGCGCCGCAACTCAAGCGCGGCGTCTTGCCGTTTTGGTACCTCATAGTGCCGCTGGCTACGCGCCTGTGTGGCTACTTTCCGGGCAAGCGTTTGGGCATCATCGGCAATGTGCCGGCAGGCGTCATGCTGCAGTGGCGCAAGTGGTGCTTGAACCCCGAATACAGCGTAGGCGCAGAGGGCGAGGCTGTGCGCCGCAGCTATGCACAAGTCCGCTTTCCCATGGTCGCACTGGCCATGGCCGACGACGAGATGCTGACGCTGCGCTCGGTACAAAGCTTGTTGGCGCTGTACAGCAATGCCCCGCATGTGTTGCGCAGCGTGGAGCCTGCTGAGGTCAACCTGCGCCGCATCGGCCACTTTGGCATGTTTAAAGAAGAGCAGTTGGGCCGCATGTGGCCGCAACTGCAGCAGTATTTGCAGCAGTTTTCAGAAGGAGCTTTTGCGTGA
- a CDS encoding acetyl-CoA C-acyltransferase, translating to MKQVQEAYIVAATRTPIGRSHRGFFRNTRPDDLLVTALRAALAQVPTLDPQTIEDLICGCAIPEGQQGLNIARIGAVLAGLPTSVGGITVNRFCASGLSAVQMAADRIRVGEADVMIAAGVESMSMVPMMGNSPSLSPTMFDHDENIGIAYGMGLTAEKVANQWKISRDAQDAFAVESHKRALAAQARGDFAAEITPVEVVDRSPNLETGEVIEKRRTVSLDEGARADTSLEGLAKLKAVFAARGSVTAGNSSQTSDGAGALILASEKAVKQHGLKPLARFVSFASKGVPPHIMGIGPIEAIPAALRYAGLTQDAIDWIELNEAFAAQSLAVVNTLGLDPAKVNPMGGAIALGHPLGATGAIRSATAIHALHRHNLKYSMVSMCVGMGQGAAGIFERV from the coding sequence ATGAAACAAGTTCAAGAAGCCTACATCGTTGCGGCCACCCGCACGCCGATTGGCCGTTCCCACCGCGGCTTTTTCCGCAACACCCGCCCTGACGATTTGTTGGTCACCGCGCTGCGCGCCGCCTTGGCGCAAGTGCCCACGCTAGACCCGCAAACCATTGAAGACCTGATCTGCGGTTGCGCCATCCCCGAGGGGCAACAAGGCCTGAACATCGCCCGCATTGGCGCCGTGTTGGCGGGCTTGCCCACCAGCGTGGGTGGCATCACCGTGAACCGCTTTTGCGCGTCGGGCTTGTCGGCTGTGCAAATGGCGGCTGACCGCATCCGTGTGGGTGAGGCCGACGTCATGATCGCCGCCGGTGTGGAAAGCATGAGCATGGTGCCCATGATGGGCAACTCGCCATCTCTCTCACCCACCATGTTTGACCATGACGAAAACATCGGCATTGCCTACGGTATGGGCCTGACCGCTGAGAAGGTGGCCAACCAGTGGAAGATCAGCCGCGACGCGCAAGACGCCTTTGCCGTGGAGTCCCACAAGCGTGCCTTGGCCGCCCAAGCGCGTGGCGACTTTGCTGCCGAAATCACCCCTGTTGAGGTGGTGGACCGCAGCCCCAACCTGGAGACTGGCGAAGTCATTGAAAAGCGCCGCACCGTGAGCTTGGACGAAGGAGCCCGCGCCGATACCAGCTTAGAAGGCTTGGCTAAATTGAAGGCCGTGTTCGCTGCCCGTGGTTCGGTCACCGCAGGCAACAGCTCGCAAACGTCAGACGGCGCTGGCGCCCTGATTTTGGCCAGCGAAAAAGCGGTCAAGCAACATGGCTTGAAGCCACTGGCCCGCTTTGTGAGCTTTGCCTCCAAAGGCGTGCCTCCTCACATCATGGGCATCGGCCCGATTGAAGCCATTCCAGCTGCCTTGCGCTACGCCGGGTTGACCCAAGACGCGATTGACTGGATTGAGCTCAACGAAGCCTTTGCTGCCCAGTCGCTGGCCGTGGTCAACACCCTGGGGCTGGACCCCGCCAAGGTCAACCCCATGGGCGGCGCCATTGCGCTGGGCCACCCACTGGGCGCTACCGGTGCTATTCGCTCCGCCACGGCGATTCACGCCTTGCACCGCCACAACCTGAAATACAGCATGGTCTCCATGTGCGTAGGCATGGGCCAAGGGGCTGCCGGTATCTTTGAGCGGGTCTAA
- a CDS encoding acyl-CoA thioesterase: MSLHLFDEALRLEAQADGSYLGHTHPAWHNMVGPFGGITAATMVSAITQHPECLGSPVSLTVNFAAGITPGAYTLNLRAARTNRSTQHWVLDITQTQPDGSSATVLTGTAMTALPRDTWALNDSPMPQVPGPEGIAPVPTPEALVWLARYELRNVSGPLPAKWDGRVASDDHHTASQSQLWVRDQPARPLDYPAVTAMSDIFFPRVWLRRAHMVPAGTVSLTVYFHASAQQLAQASDDYVLAQARAQAFSNGFFDQTAQLWSHAGALLATSHQLVYYKE; encoded by the coding sequence GTGAGTTTGCATTTGTTTGACGAAGCCCTGCGCCTAGAGGCGCAGGCCGATGGCAGCTACCTAGGCCACACCCACCCGGCGTGGCACAACATGGTGGGGCCGTTTGGTGGCATCACCGCTGCCACCATGGTCTCGGCCATCACCCAGCACCCAGAGTGTTTGGGCAGCCCCGTGTCGCTGACGGTGAACTTTGCGGCAGGCATCACCCCCGGCGCCTACACGCTCAACCTGCGTGCCGCCCGCACCAACCGCTCCACCCAGCACTGGGTGCTAGACATCACGCAAACCCAGCCCGATGGCAGCAGCGCCACCGTGCTCACCGGCACCGCCATGACGGCGCTGCCGCGCGACACCTGGGCACTGAACGACAGCCCCATGCCGCAAGTCCCCGGCCCAGAGGGCATTGCGCCCGTGCCCACGCCTGAGGCGCTGGTATGGCTGGCCCGCTATGAGCTGCGCAATGTCAGCGGCCCCTTGCCCGCCAAGTGGGATGGCCGCGTGGCCTCGGACGACCATCACACCGCCAGCCAAAGCCAGCTCTGGGTGCGCGACCAGCCCGCCCGGCCTCTGGACTATCCGGCCGTCACCGCCATGAGCGACATCTTCTTCCCCCGCGTGTGGCTGCGCCGCGCCCACATGGTGCCTGCGGGCACCGTGTCGCTCACGGTGTATTTCCATGCCAGCGCGCAGCAACTGGCGCAAGCGTCTGACGACTATGTGCTGGCACAAGCCCGTGCCCAAGCCTTTAGCAATGGGTTTTTTGACCAAACCGCCCAGCTCTGGAGCCACGCCGGTGCGCTCTTGGCGACCTCACACCAGCTGGTGTACTACAAAGAGTGA
- a CDS encoding enoyl-CoA hydratase: MSDILTLTAEGVLTITINRVAKKNSFTKAMYASLADTLEQAKDDSAVRTVLIQGDVAIFSAGNDIGDFLSNPPSTQDAPVFRFLRAIATFPKPLVAAVCGPAVGIGTTLLFHCDLVYAGDNAAFSMPFVNLGLCPEAGSSLLVPQMMGYHRAAEALLMGDPFMAEAALEVGLVNRILPPTQTNEIAQAQARKLATKPLASLLETKRLMKKGQMAQVLAAIEEEAASFGRMLQEPAAKEAFTAFMEKRRPDFSKA; encoded by the coding sequence ATGTCCGACATCTTGACCCTCACCGCCGAAGGCGTGCTGACCATCACCATCAACCGCGTGGCGAAGAAAAACTCGTTCACCAAAGCCATGTACGCCAGCCTGGCCGACACCTTGGAGCAAGCCAAGGACGACAGCGCCGTGCGCACCGTGCTCATCCAGGGTGATGTGGCCATCTTCAGCGCGGGCAATGACATTGGCGACTTCTTGAGCAACCCACCGTCTACGCAAGACGCGCCTGTGTTCCGTTTCTTGCGCGCGATTGCCACCTTTCCTAAACCGCTCGTCGCTGCCGTGTGCGGCCCAGCGGTGGGCATTGGCACCACCTTGCTGTTCCATTGCGACTTGGTGTACGCCGGTGACAACGCCGCCTTCTCCATGCCCTTTGTGAACCTGGGCCTGTGCCCCGAAGCGGGCTCTAGCCTCTTGGTGCCGCAAATGATGGGCTACCACCGCGCCGCCGAAGCGCTGCTCATGGGCGACCCCTTTATGGCCGAGGCTGCGCTCGAAGTGGGCTTGGTCAACCGCATCTTGCCGCCCACCCAAACCAATGAAATCGCCCAAGCCCAGGCGCGCAAGCTGGCCACCAAACCCTTGGCGTCTTTGTTGGAAACCAAGCGCCTCATGAAGAAGGGCCAAATGGCCCAGGTGCTGGCCGCTATCGAAGAAGAGGCTGCCTCCTTTGGCCGCATGTTGCAAGAGCCTGCTGCCAAAGAAGCCTTCACCGCCTTCATGGAAAAGCGCCGCCCCGACTTTTCTAAGGCCTAA
- a CDS encoding SDR family oxidoreductase — MASLAGKTLFITGASRGIGLAVAKRAAADGANIVIVAKTTDANPKLPGTIYSAAAEIEAAGGKALPLSVDIRDEAAVLAAVAKAVEIFGGIDILVNNASAISLTNTEATPMKRFDLMNGVNARGTYMCTMACLPELKKSAKAGRNPQVLTMSPPLNMQAHWFQSHTAYTMAKYGMSMCTLGHSAEFKKHGIGVNSLWPRTAIATAAMQMIPGVDVALCRTPDIMADAAYAILTSSAGATGNFYLDDEVLAAHGVTDLDRYSVTPGTTKFVPDLFID, encoded by the coding sequence ATGGCATCACTCGCAGGCAAAACCCTGTTTATCACTGGCGCGTCCCGCGGCATCGGCTTGGCAGTGGCCAAGCGCGCAGCGGCAGACGGCGCCAACATCGTCATCGTGGCCAAAACCACCGATGCCAACCCCAAGTTGCCCGGCACCATCTACAGCGCAGCCGCTGAGATCGAAGCCGCTGGCGGCAAGGCCTTGCCCCTGTCGGTAGACATTCGCGACGAAGCCGCTGTGCTGGCCGCCGTGGCCAAAGCGGTAGAGATCTTTGGCGGCATCGACATCTTGGTCAACAACGCCAGCGCCATCAGCCTCACCAACACCGAGGCCACGCCCATGAAGCGTTTTGACCTCATGAACGGCGTCAATGCACGCGGCACCTATATGTGCACCATGGCCTGCTTGCCGGAGCTCAAAAAGTCAGCCAAAGCAGGGCGCAACCCGCAGGTGCTCACCATGTCGCCCCCCTTGAACATGCAGGCGCACTGGTTCCAAAGCCACACCGCCTACACCATGGCCAAGTACGGCATGAGCATGTGCACGCTGGGCCACTCGGCCGAGTTCAAAAAGCACGGCATTGGCGTTAACAGCCTGTGGCCCCGCACCGCCATTGCCACCGCTGCTATGCAAATGATTCCGGGGGTAGACGTGGCCCTGTGCCGCACCCCCGACATCATGGCCGACGCGGCCTACGCCATCCTCACCAGCAGCGCTGGCGCCACCGGCAACTTCTATTTGGATGACGAGGTGTTAGCCGCCCACGGCGTGACCGACCTAGACCGCTACTCCGTCACCCCCGGCACCACCAAGTTTGTGCCCGACTTGTTTATTGATTGA